The proteins below are encoded in one region of Sphingobium sp. CR2-8:
- a CDS encoding mannitol dehydrogenase family protein produces the protein MPRLSSATISALPATVVRPGYDRSQVQAGVVHLGIGAFHRAHQAVMFDDALAAGDLRWGIRAVSLRSPGVRDQMAPQDGLYHLLVRDGPDVATRLIGAVLDVTVAPEDPAAVVAMLADPATHIVTLTVTEKGYKLDPASGALLADDPQLAADIASLDAPVTAPGFLVAALAQRRARGLPPFTAISCDNLPRNGQRLRGAVIALARRHDPALADWIAAEGAFPETMVDRIVPATTADDIAAFARDSGVLDEALVKTEPFTQWVIEDRFCGPRPDFGPGVQITAAVAPWEEAKLRLLNGAHSAIAYLGGLAGIAHVHAVLEQAPMRAFVEQLWDEAETTLSPPAELDVSAYRRDLMARFDNGALMHRTHQIAMDGSQKLPQRLLATIADRRAAGQDVTSLALGVAAWIRWQAGVNDFGASHVVDDPLADRLAALLAGQSDAAGRVRAILAQDAIVPTILRDDAPFADLLTAHLASLEERGAMATVQAVACLPA, from the coding sequence GCCACGGTCGTGCGCCCCGGCTATGACCGGTCGCAGGTGCAGGCCGGGGTCGTCCATCTGGGCATCGGCGCATTCCACCGCGCGCATCAGGCGGTGATGTTCGATGATGCATTGGCGGCGGGCGACCTGCGCTGGGGCATCCGCGCGGTATCGCTGCGTTCGCCGGGCGTCCGCGACCAGATGGCCCCGCAGGACGGCCTTTATCATCTGCTGGTGCGCGATGGCCCGGATGTCGCCACGCGCCTGATCGGCGCGGTGCTGGACGTGACGGTTGCGCCCGAAGACCCGGCGGCGGTGGTCGCGATGCTGGCGGACCCGGCCACCCATATCGTGACGCTCACCGTGACGGAGAAGGGCTACAAACTCGATCCCGCGAGCGGCGCACTGCTGGCCGACGATCCGCAACTGGCGGCGGACATCGCCAGCCTCGACGCCCCCGTCACTGCGCCCGGTTTCCTGGTCGCCGCGCTGGCGCAGCGCCGCGCGCGCGGACTGCCGCCTTTCACCGCTATTTCCTGCGACAATCTGCCGCGCAACGGGCAAAGGCTGCGCGGCGCGGTGATCGCACTGGCCCGGCGGCACGATCCCGCGCTGGCGGACTGGATCGCGGCGGAGGGGGCCTTCCCCGAAACCATGGTCGATCGTATCGTGCCTGCGACGACGGCGGACGATATCGCCGCCTTCGCGCGCGACAGCGGTGTGCTGGACGAAGCGCTCGTCAAGACCGAGCCCTTCACCCAATGGGTGATCGAGGATAGATTTTGCGGCCCACGCCCCGATTTCGGTCCGGGCGTTCAGATCACGGCGGCGGTCGCGCCATGGGAGGAGGCCAAGCTGCGGCTGCTCAACGGCGCGCACAGCGCCATCGCCTATCTGGGCGGCCTGGCGGGCATTGCTCATGTGCACGCAGTGCTAGAACAGGCGCCCATGCGCGCTTTCGTAGAGCAACTCTGGGACGAAGCGGAAACGACCCTGTCGCCGCCCGCCGAACTGGATGTCTCCGCCTATCGCCGCGACCTGATGGCGCGGTTCGACAATGGCGCATTGATGCACCGCACCCACCAGATCGCCATGGACGGATCGCAGAAACTGCCCCAGCGCCTGCTGGCGACCATCGCCGATCGGCGGGCAGCGGGGCAGGATGTCACCTCGTTGGCGCTGGGCGTCGCCGCCTGGATTCGGTGGCAGGCGGGCGTGAACGATTTTGGTGCGTCCCATGTCGTGGACGATCCGCTGGCCGATCGTCTGGCCGCGCTGCTGGCGGGGCAGAGCGACGCCGCCGGTCGTGTCCGCGCCATATTGGCGCAGGACGCCATCGTGCCGACCATTTTGCGTGACGACGCACCCTTCGCCGACCTGCTGACCGCGCATCTGGCAAGCCTGGAGGAAAGGGGCGCCATGGCCACGGTTCAG